In a genomic window of Aeromonas veronii:
- a CDS encoding EAL domain-containing protein, translating into MYSYVARQPILDRDLNTHAYELLFRDSLNNVFPSISSQQATSRLVVEQFLQQNIDQLLGGRPCFINFPHSLLLEGLAECLPPEKVVIEILEDSPPDDALLEKVKQLHKLGYQLALDDFTMSPDWERFFPFIHIIKFDLRATSLLQIKVFIQRHQALGLTYLAEKVEDKAEFERVKQLGIQLFQGFFFSRPEMVKQATMAPAQVVVMQLLNVVNETEPDINKIEQLLGQDISLSLKLLRYVNHLKGHTNPISSFRQAAIYLGNTQLKRFVSLVAATSAGKGKSAELYQMSMIRARFCELLAHAHAPTQQAQQAFITGLFSLLDVLMEQPMDKLLGTIPLIEDIRLALLERKGNLGFYLAFCEDYENANWSRVTARTAKLGLNEDKVSHLYLAATTWVNEQLLAMEATN; encoded by the coding sequence ATGTATTCCTACGTAGCAAGACAGCCGATCCTCGACAGAGACCTCAATACCCACGCCTATGAGCTGCTCTTTCGCGATAGTCTGAATAATGTCTTCCCGAGTATCTCCTCCCAGCAGGCGACGTCACGCCTGGTGGTCGAACAGTTCCTGCAACAGAATATCGATCAGCTGTTGGGGGGCCGCCCCTGCTTTATCAATTTTCCCCACTCACTGCTGCTGGAGGGATTGGCAGAGTGCCTGCCGCCCGAAAAAGTGGTGATTGAGATCCTGGAAGATTCCCCACCTGATGATGCCTTGCTGGAAAAGGTGAAACAGCTGCACAAGCTCGGTTATCAGCTGGCGCTCGATGACTTCACCATGTCACCGGATTGGGAGCGTTTCTTCCCTTTTATCCACATTATCAAGTTTGATCTTCGCGCCACCTCCCTGCTGCAGATCAAGGTGTTTATTCAGCGGCATCAAGCGTTGGGGCTCACCTATCTGGCGGAAAAAGTGGAGGACAAGGCAGAGTTCGAGCGGGTCAAACAGCTGGGGATCCAGCTATTCCAGGGCTTTTTCTTCAGTCGACCCGAGATGGTCAAGCAAGCTACCATGGCACCGGCGCAGGTCGTGGTGATGCAGTTGCTCAACGTGGTTAACGAGACAGAGCCTGATATCAACAAGATTGAGCAGCTACTCGGTCAGGATATCTCCCTCTCCCTCAAGCTGCTGCGCTACGTTAACCATCTCAAAGGCCATACCAACCCTATTTCGTCATTTCGCCAAGCTGCCATCTATCTGGGCAACACCCAGCTAAAGCGTTTTGTCTCGCTGGTGGCGGCGACCAGTGCAGGCAAGGGCAAGAGCGCCGAGCTCTATCAAATGTCGATGATCCGCGCCCGATTCTGCGAGCTGCTGGCCCATGCCCATGCCCCGACCCAACAGGCACAACAGGCCTTTATCACCGGCCTCTTCTCCCTGCTGGATGTACTGATGGAGCAGCCGATGGACAAGCTGCTGGGTACTATCCCCCTTATTGAAGATATTCGGCTGGCGCTGCTGGAACGCAAAGGCAATCTCGGTTTCTACCTCGCGTTTTGTGAAGATTACGAAAATGCCAACTGGTCAAGAGTCACAGCCAGAACCGCAAAGTTAGGGCTCAACGAGGATAAGGTGAGTCACCTTTATCTGGCCGCCACCACCTGGGTCAACGAACAGCTGCTGGCGATGGAGGCCACCAATTAA
- a CDS encoding thiolase family protein yields MDIAIVAAKRTPMGAFQGALAEVTAPELGACAIEAALQQSGLRPEQVDEVFMGNVLAAGVGQAPARQALLKAGLPDSVPATTINKVCGSGMKAVMLAADTIRLGDNRVVVAGGMESMSRAPYLLDNARSGFRMGHQKVLDHLFLDGLQDAYDGQLMGIHAQRSADQASLTRSAMDEFALASLQRARDAQQAGAFASELASVYRGDRLLLAEDEQPSKGRPEKIPTLKPAFGKEGTITAANSSSISDGAAALILMDGATAQAWQVPVLARIVGYQSHAALPAEFTSAPIGAISRLLDRLAWSVEEVDLFEINEAFAMVTMLAMSGVGIPHHKVNVHGGACALGHPLGASGARILVTLIAALRQRSLRRGVAVLCIGGGEATAIAVEVNDETN; encoded by the coding sequence ATGGATATTGCAATTGTGGCGGCGAAACGGACTCCGATGGGGGCATTTCAGGGGGCATTGGCTGAGGTGACGGCGCCTGAGTTGGGAGCCTGTGCCATCGAGGCGGCACTGCAACAAAGCGGGCTGCGTCCGGAGCAGGTCGATGAAGTGTTTATGGGCAATGTGCTGGCGGCGGGCGTGGGGCAAGCGCCCGCCCGGCAGGCGTTGTTGAAAGCGGGGCTGCCAGATAGTGTGCCCGCAACCACGATCAACAAGGTGTGTGGCTCCGGTATGAAGGCGGTGATGCTGGCGGCGGATACCATTCGCCTGGGCGATAACCGGGTGGTGGTGGCGGGGGGGATGGAGAGCATGAGTCGTGCCCCCTATCTGCTGGATAACGCCCGCAGCGGCTTTCGGATGGGGCATCAAAAGGTGCTGGATCACCTCTTCCTCGACGGTTTGCAAGATGCCTATGATGGCCAGCTGATGGGGATACATGCCCAGCGCAGCGCCGATCAGGCCAGTTTGACCCGCAGTGCCATGGATGAGTTTGCCCTTGCGTCATTGCAGCGGGCCCGGGATGCGCAGCAAGCCGGTGCGTTTGCATCCGAGTTGGCAAGTGTCTATCGCGGTGATCGCTTGTTGCTGGCCGAAGACGAACAGCCTAGTAAAGGCAGACCGGAGAAGATCCCGACCCTGAAACCTGCGTTTGGCAAGGAGGGCACCATAACGGCGGCCAATTCGAGCTCCATCTCGGACGGTGCGGCAGCGCTGATATTGATGGATGGCGCCACGGCGCAAGCCTGGCAAGTGCCTGTGCTGGCACGGATTGTCGGTTATCAGAGCCATGCGGCATTGCCCGCCGAATTTACCTCTGCGCCCATTGGAGCCATCTCACGGCTGCTGGATCGTCTGGCATGGTCGGTGGAAGAGGTGGATCTGTTCGAGATCAACGAGGCCTTTGCCATGGTTACCATGCTGGCCATGAGCGGGGTCGGCATTCCTCATCACAAGGTCAATGTGCATGGCGGGGCCTGTGCCCTCGGTCATCCGCTGGGAGCGAGTGGCGCACGCATTCTGGTTACCCTGATCGCCGCGCTGCGGCAACGGAGTTTGCGGCGGGGAGTGGCCGTGCTCTGTATCGGGGGCGGGGAGGCGACCGCCATCGCGGTCGAGGTGAATGACGAGACGAATTAA
- a CDS encoding MerR family DNA-binding transcriptional regulator → MTNKDEGRRFSISELAREFDITTRSIRFYEDQGLLNPAREGQTRIYSKQDRVRLKLTLRGKRLGFSLAEIRELFDLYDADKSSRTQLQTMLGLVEEKRETLQQQMEDIRMVLLELDAAEQRCQQALSQLG, encoded by the coding sequence ATGACTAACAAGGATGAAGGACGGCGCTTCAGCATCAGTGAGCTGGCCCGGGAATTTGATATTACGACGCGCAGTATCCGTTTCTACGAGGATCAGGGGTTGCTCAATCCTGCCAGAGAGGGACAGACCCGCATTTATAGCAAGCAGGATCGGGTTCGCCTCAAGCTCACCCTGCGCGGCAAGCGGCTCGGCTTCAGCCTCGCCGAGATCCGCGAGCTATTTGATCTCTATGATGCCGACAAGAGCAGCCGCACCCAGCTGCAGACCATGCTGGGTCTGGTCGAGGAGAAACGGGAGACACTGCAACAGCAGATGGAAGATATCAGGATGGTGCTGCTGGAGCTGGATGCCGCCGAGCAGCGCTGCCAACAGGCGCTGAGCCAGCTGGGATAA
- the rplY gene encoding 50S ribosomal protein L25: MSFVFQAEVRSDLGKGASRRLRQADQVPAIVYGAGKEALSITVDHKKMVLAQEKPEFYESVLTLVINGEEVNVKVKAIQRHPVRYKLIHLDFVRV; encoded by the coding sequence ATGTCTTTCGTATTCCAAGCTGAAGTCCGTTCTGACCTGGGGAAAGGTGCGAGCCGCCGCCTGCGTCAAGCTGACCAAGTTCCTGCCATCGTTTACGGTGCAGGCAAAGAAGCTCTGTCCATCACTGTTGACCACAAGAAAATGGTTCTGGCTCAAGAGAAGCCGGAATTCTATGAGTCTGTACTGACTCTGGTTATCAACGGTGAAGAAGTTAACGTAAAAGTGAAAGCTATCCAGCGTCACCCGGTACGTTACAAGCTGATCCACCTGGACTTCGTTCGCGTTTAA
- the hrpA gene encoding ATP-dependent RNA helicase HrpA, with the protein MSLSIEALRRRLSACMNLDARRLSSRLHGVKKLPEGKQAAVLETISADLDAAQARYQSRLAGVPKVTYPDNLPVSQKQAEIAKAISEHQVVIIAGETGSGKTTQIPKICLALGRGVKGFIGHTQPRRLAARTVAARIAEEMESELGHYVGYKVRFTDQVSEQTHIKLMTDGILLAEIQNDRMLTQYDTIIIDEAHERSLNIDFILGYLKQLLPKRPDLKVIITSATIDPQRFSRHFNKAPVIEVSGRTYPVEVRYRPLTSDKSEGLEERDELQGIFDAVEELAREGLGDILIFMNGEREIRDTADALRKLNLRDTEVLPLYARLSNAEQNKVFQQHAGRRIVLATNVAETSLTVPGIRYVIDPGTARISRYSWRTKVQRLPIEPVSQASANQRKGRCGRVADGICIRLYSEEDFNGRPAFTDPEILRTNLASVILQMLALGLGNMEAFPFVEPPESRHIKDGLTLLKELEAVKELPGTRDQEPKLQLTETGRQLSRIPLDPRLAKMVISAAQTGCLNEVMVITAALSIQDPRERPMEKKQAADEQHRRFEDKDSDFLAFVNLWNYLKDQQDLLGSNPFRRMCQKEFLSYLRVREWQDIHFQLRQTVKELGFKANHEPADFKTVHCALLTGLLSHIGNKDLEKPEFLGARNGRFHLFPASGLFKKPPKWVMAAELVETSRLYARINAKIEPEWVEPLAGHLIKLHHSDPHWSKKNGAVMAKEKVTLYGLTLVNERTINFSRIDPALCRELFIRRALVEGDFETRHRFFSDNRKLLAEVEALEHKSRRRDILVDDEDLFRFYDARLPEEVISARHFDKWWKEAQKRDPELLNFEKEMLMKGDAAHISDLDYPNFWQQGRLKLKLTYQFEPGEAADGVTLHIPLPLLNQVEVKGFEWLIPGLRHELLVALIKSMPKPMRKNFVPAPNYADALLATLNPEQGPLLDEMERQLRRMTGVTVPRESWDWAAVPDHLKLTFRVVDDKHKKVAEGKDLEALKESLRGKVQETLSQVADDDIEQSGLTLWSFGELPQEYSQKRGGFEVKAYPALVDQKDSVAIQLVESPVVQQQLMWAGQRRLVLLNVPSPIKYLQEKLPNKAKLGLYFNPFGKVAELIDDCIACGCDKLIEQHGGMAWDEVGFEALKEFVRAELNDAVVEVAKQVEAVLTLSHEIKKRLKGKMQLDTAFAMSDIQLQLGNLIHKGFVTETGWQRLPDLLRYLRAIERRLEKLAIDPNRDRVYMLKVQSVESEYKALLAKIPKSQLIPAEVANIRWMIEELRVSFFAQNLGTPYPVSDKRVLNAIAQC; encoded by the coding sequence TTGTCTCTCTCTATCGAGGCGCTGCGCCGCCGTCTCTCTGCCTGCATGAATCTCGACGCCCGCCGCCTTTCCAGCCGTCTGCACGGGGTCAAGAAACTGCCTGAAGGCAAACAGGCCGCCGTGCTTGAGACCATTTCCGCCGATCTGGATGCCGCGCAAGCGCGTTACCAGTCCCGTCTGGCCGGTGTGCCCAAGGTTACCTATCCGGACAACCTGCCAGTCAGTCAGAAGCAGGCGGAGATCGCCAAGGCGATCAGTGAGCATCAGGTGGTGATCATCGCCGGTGAAACCGGTTCGGGCAAAACCACCCAGATCCCCAAGATCTGTCTGGCGCTGGGGCGCGGGGTGAAGGGCTTTATCGGCCACACCCAGCCGCGCCGTCTGGCGGCTCGTACCGTCGCGGCTCGTATTGCCGAAGAGATGGAGTCCGAGCTTGGCCACTACGTGGGTTATAAGGTGCGCTTTACCGATCAGGTGAGCGAGCAGACCCACATCAAGCTGATGACCGACGGTATCCTGCTGGCCGAGATCCAGAACGACCGGATGCTCACCCAGTACGACACCATCATCATCGATGAGGCCCACGAGCGCAGCCTCAACATCGACTTCATTCTGGGCTATCTCAAGCAACTGCTGCCCAAGCGCCCCGATCTCAAGGTGATCATCACCTCGGCCACTATCGACCCGCAGCGTTTCTCCCGCCATTTCAACAAGGCGCCGGTGATCGAGGTCTCCGGCCGCACTTATCCGGTGGAGGTGCGCTACCGTCCACTCACCAGTGACAAGAGCGAAGGTCTTGAAGAGCGCGACGAACTGCAGGGGATCTTCGATGCGGTGGAGGAGCTGGCTCGCGAAGGGCTGGGGGATATCCTCATCTTCATGAACGGCGAGCGGGAGATCCGCGATACCGCCGACGCCCTGCGCAAACTCAACCTGCGCGATACCGAGGTGTTGCCGCTCTATGCCCGCCTCTCCAACGCCGAGCAGAACAAGGTGTTCCAGCAACACGCCGGACGGCGCATCGTGCTGGCCACCAACGTGGCGGAGACCTCGCTGACGGTGCCGGGCATCCGTTACGTGATCGATCCGGGTACGGCCCGCATCAGCCGCTACTCCTGGCGCACCAAGGTGCAGCGCCTGCCTATCGAGCCTGTCTCCCAGGCCAGCGCCAACCAGCGTAAAGGGCGCTGCGGCCGGGTGGCAGATGGCATCTGTATCCGTCTCTACTCCGAGGAGGATTTCAACGGCCGTCCTGCCTTCACCGACCCCGAGATCCTGCGCACCAACCTGGCCTCGGTCATCTTGCAGATGCTGGCGCTCGGCCTTGGCAATATGGAGGCCTTCCCCTTCGTCGAGCCGCCGGAGTCACGCCATATCAAGGATGGCCTGACCTTGCTCAAAGAATTGGAAGCGGTCAAAGAGCTGCCCGGCACCCGGGATCAAGAGCCCAAACTGCAGTTGACCGAAACCGGTCGCCAGCTCTCGCGCATTCCTCTTGATCCACGGCTTGCCAAGATGGTGATCAGCGCAGCGCAAACTGGCTGCCTGAACGAGGTGATGGTGATCACCGCGGCCCTCAGTATTCAGGATCCCCGCGAGCGGCCCATGGAGAAGAAGCAGGCTGCCGACGAGCAGCACCGACGCTTTGAGGACAAGGATTCCGATTTCCTCGCCTTCGTTAATCTCTGGAACTACCTGAAAGATCAGCAGGATCTCCTTGGCAGCAACCCGTTCCGCCGCATGTGTCAGAAGGAGTTTCTCTCCTACCTGCGGGTGCGCGAGTGGCAGGACATCCATTTCCAGCTGCGCCAGACGGTCAAAGAACTGGGTTTTAAAGCCAACCATGAACCGGCGGATTTCAAGACGGTGCACTGCGCGTTGCTGACCGGTCTTTTGAGCCACATCGGCAACAAGGATCTGGAAAAGCCCGAGTTCCTTGGCGCCCGCAACGGCCGCTTCCACCTGTTCCCGGCATCGGGTCTGTTCAAGAAGCCGCCCAAGTGGGTGATGGCCGCAGAATTGGTAGAGACCTCGCGCCTCTACGCTCGCATCAACGCCAAGATTGAGCCCGAGTGGGTGGAGCCGCTGGCGGGCCACCTCATCAAGCTGCACCACAGCGACCCCCACTGGTCGAAGAAAAATGGCGCCGTGATGGCCAAGGAGAAGGTAACGCTTTATGGCCTGACGCTGGTCAATGAGCGCACCATCAACTTCAGCCGTATCGATCCGGCGCTGTGCCGCGAGCTGTTTATACGCCGCGCGTTGGTGGAGGGGGATTTCGAGACCCGTCACCGCTTCTTCAGCGACAATCGCAAGCTCTTGGCCGAGGTGGAGGCGCTGGAACACAAATCCCGTCGTCGCGACATTCTGGTGGATGACGAGGATCTGTTCCGCTTCTATGATGCCCGTTTGCCGGAGGAGGTGATCTCCGCCCGTCACTTCGACAAGTGGTGGAAAGAGGCGCAAAAGCGGGATCCCGAGCTGCTCAACTTCGAGAAAGAGATGCTGATGAAGGGGGATGCGGCCCACATCAGCGATCTCGACTACCCCAACTTCTGGCAGCAGGGACGCCTCAAGCTCAAGTTGACCTATCAGTTCGAGCCGGGAGAGGCGGCGGACGGCGTGACCTTGCATATTCCGCTGCCGCTCCTGAATCAGGTGGAGGTGAAGGGGTTCGAGTGGCTGATCCCCGGGCTGCGTCATGAACTGTTGGTGGCCCTCATCAAGTCGATGCCCAAGCCGATGCGCAAGAACTTCGTGCCGGCGCCGAACTACGCCGATGCGCTGCTCGCCACCCTCAACCCCGAGCAGGGGCCGCTGCTGGACGAGATGGAGCGTCAGCTGCGCCGTATGACCGGTGTCACCGTGCCCCGCGAATCCTGGGACTGGGCTGCGGTACCCGATCACCTGAAACTCACTTTCCGGGTGGTCGATGACAAGCACAAGAAGGTAGCGGAAGGCAAAGATCTGGAGGCATTGAAAGAGTCGCTGCGTGGCAAGGTACAGGAGACCCTGTCGCAAGTGGCAGACGATGACATCGAGCAGTCCGGTCTCACCCTGTGGAGCTTTGGCGAGTTACCGCAGGAGTACAGCCAGAAGCGCGGCGGCTTCGAGGTGAAAGCCTATCCGGCGTTGGTGGATCAGAAGGATTCGGTCGCCATCCAGCTGGTGGAGAGCCCGGTGGTACAGCAGCAGCTGATGTGGGCCGGTCAGCGCCGGCTGGTACTGCTCAACGTGCCGTCCCCCATCAAATACCTGCAGGAGAAGTTGCCCAACAAGGCCAAGCTGGGGCTCTATTTCAACCCGTTTGGCAAGGTGGCCGAGCTTATCGATGACTGCATCGCCTGCGGCTGCGACAAGCTCATTGAGCAGCACGGCGGCATGGCTTGGGACGAGGTCGGTTTCGAGGCGCTCAAGGAGTTTGTCCGTGCCGAGCTCAACGATGCGGTGGTAGAAGTGGCCAAGCAGGTGGAAGCCGTGTTGACCCTCTCCCATGAGATCAAGAAGCGGCTCAAGGGCAAGATGCAGCTCGATACCGCCTTTGCCATGTCGGATATCCAGTTACAGCTCGGCAATTTGATCCACAAGGGCTTCGTCACCGAGACCGGCTGGCAGCGGCTGCCTGACTTGCTGCGCTATCTGCGCGCCATTGAACGACGTCTGGAGAAGCTGGCTATCGATCCCAACCGGGATCGGGTCTACATGCTCAAGGTGCAGAGCGTGGAGTCGGAGTACAAGGCACTGCTCGCCAAGATCCCCAAATCCCAGCTGATCCCGGCCGAGGTGGCCAATATTCGCTGGATGATTGAGGAGCTGCGGGTATCGTTCTTTGCCCAGAATCTGGGGACGCCGTATCCGGTCTCCGATAAACGGGTGCTGAACGCCATCGCTCAGTGCTAA
- a CDS encoding CBS domain-containing protein, whose translation MESLKAKDYMQSRPITFTADMMVQSAVEKFLNSHQLGGPVVDEKGHLIGWISEQDCIAVLLKEAYHCEQVAQVKDVMRKEVLSVGPDTSILSLAEMMMGQKPKIYPVVEEGRLLGVINRHNVMQAIHAQLTTCFVHHSHG comes from the coding sequence ATGGAATCGCTAAAAGCCAAGGATTATATGCAGAGCAGACCCATCACCTTCACAGCCGACATGATGGTGCAATCTGCGGTCGAGAAATTTCTGAACAGCCATCAGCTGGGGGGCCCGGTGGTGGATGAGAAGGGCCATCTGATCGGCTGGATCTCCGAGCAGGATTGCATTGCCGTGCTGCTCAAGGAGGCCTATCACTGCGAGCAGGTGGCGCAGGTCAAGGATGTGATGCGCAAGGAGGTGCTGTCGGTGGGGCCTGATACCAGCATTTTGAGCCTGGCCGAGATGATGATGGGGCAAAAGCCGAAGATTTATCCGGTAGTGGAGGAGGGACGCCTGCTCGGTGTCATCAATCGCCACAATGTCATGCAGGCCATTCACGCCCAGCTCACCACCTGTTTTGTCCATCACAGCCACGGTTAA